In Carya illinoinensis cultivar Pawnee chromosome 10, C.illinoinensisPawnee_v1, whole genome shotgun sequence, one DNA window encodes the following:
- the LOC122278823 gene encoding alpha carbonic anhydrase 7-like, producing the protein MKNPSKSIFISSILIFVILFSHLTPTASQELEDEREFDYLEGSEMGPRHWGDIRKEWAACKNGDMQSPIDMSSQRVKSIPKLGELKRSYKPSNATIKNRGHDISVQWVGDAGSIQINGTDYSLQQGHWHSPSEHSINGRRYDLELHMVHLSQDLSMENKIAVVGLFYKIGRPDAFLSKFMRNLISMADEKVERNMGVIDPTEIKMGGKRYYRYMGSLTVPPCTEGVTWIINKKVRTVSRKQVKLLREVVHDYAEMNARPVQALNRREVHLYGQH; encoded by the exons ATGAAGAATCCAAGCAAATCGATCTTTATATCAAGCATTTTGATCTTTGTAATTCTTTTCTCACATCTAACGCCAACCGCATCTCAGGAACTCG AGGATGAGAGAGAGTTTGATTATTTGGAAGGAAGCGAGATGGGGCCACGTCATTGGGGAGACATCCGGAAAGAATGGGCTGCATGTAAGAATGGAGATATGCAGTCTCCCATAGATATGTCAAGTCAGAGAGTGAAATCGATTCCCAAGTTGGGGGAACTAAAAAGGAGCTACAAACCTTCTAATGCCACCATCAAGAATAGAGGGCATGATATTTCG GTGCAATGGGTAGGTGATGCCGGTTCCATACAGATCAACGGCACTGATTACTCTCTCCAACAAGGACATTGGCACTCACCTTCCGAGCATTCCATCAATGGCaggag GTATGACTTGGAGCTGCATATGGTTCACTTGAGCCAGGACCTCAGCATGGAAAATAAGATTGCTGTTGTTGGACTTTTCTATAAGATTGGTCGACCAGATGCTTTCCTTTCAAAG TTTATGAGAAACTTAATATCCATGGCCGATGAAAAGGTAGAAAGAAATATGGGGGTGATTGATCCTACAGAAATAAAAATGGGTGGAAAGAGGTACTACAGATACATGGGCTCACTCACTGTTCCTCCATGCACTGAAGGTGTTACTTGGATAATCAATAAGAAG GTAAGGACAGTCTCAAGGAAGCAAGTAAAGTTACTCAGAGAGGTGGTCCATGAT TATGCTGAGATGAATGCAAGACCAGTTCAAGCACTCAACCGTCGTGAGGTCCACTTATATGGCCAACATTAA